From the genome of Lutzomyia longipalpis isolate SR_M1_2022 chromosome 2, ASM2433408v1, one region includes:
- the LOC129791373 gene encoding neuroendocrine protein 7B2 isoform X1, protein MSLKRNAIIFLTLLIAVVPRSANAYMSSSVKDHFFSDALLRELVDRMGKDLADAADSYIDPLPVNDQLALMARASKDLEAEQMDYDALLEGNPSPSLRDQEYLQHSTLWGHQYMSGGAGEGPHRVKPQVKTDATLPAYCNPPNPCPVGYTEEQGCQVDFENTAAFSREYQAAQECMCDGEHMFDCPGQDQGEQNRQMDSDIESFLAQQFHTQEHKNLVAKKFHSKKVSPPPRNHPSCPPLSILIKSICLCLSP, encoded by the coding sequence ATGTCGTTGAAGCGCAATGCCATCATTTTCCTCACCCTTCTCATTGCGGTGGTTCCGCGGTCGGCTAACGCCTACATGTCATCATCCGTGAAGGACCACTTCTTCTCCGACGCCCTCCTGCGTGAGCTGGTGGATCGTATGGGCAAGGATTTGGCAGATGCTGCTGATTCCTACATCGACCCATTGCCCGTCAACGACCAGCTGGCCCTCATGGCGCGCGCCTCGAAGGATCTGGAGGCTGAGCAAATGGACTACGATGCCCTCCTCGAGGGCAATCCGAGTCCATCGCTCCGTGACCAGGAGTACCTTCAGCACAGCACCCTCTGGGGGCACCAGTACATGTCTGGTGGCGCCGGCGAAGGTCCCCACCGTGTGAAGCCTCAAGTGAAGACCGATGCAACCCTACCGGCGTACTGCAACCCACCCAACCCCTGCCCAGTGGGCTACACCGAAGAGCAAGGCTGCCAGGTGGATTTTGAGAATACAGCAGCCTTCAGCCGTGAATACCAGGCTGCCCAGGAGTGCATGTGCGATGGTGAGCATATGTTCGACTGCCCCGGACAGGATCAGGGTGAGCAGAATCGGCAGATGGATTCGGACATTGAGAGTTTCCTGGCACAGCAATTCCACACGCAGGAGCACAAGAATTTGGTGGCAAAGAAATTCCACAGCAAGAAGGTGAGTCCACCCCCGCGTAATCATCCCTCATGTCCGCCCCTTTCAATATTAATCAAATCGATATGTCTATGTTTGTCACCCTAA
- the LOC129791373 gene encoding neuroendocrine protein 7B2 isoform X2 yields the protein MSLKRNAIIFLTLLIAVVPRSANAYMSSSVKDHFFSDALLRELVDRMGKDLADAADSYIDPLPVNDQLALMARASKDLEAEQMDYDALLEGNPSPSLRDQEYLQHSTLWGHQYMSGGAGEGPHRVKPQVKTDATLPAYCNPPNPCPVGYTEEQGCQVDFENTAAFSREYQAAQECMCDGEHMFDCPGQDQGEQNRQMDSDIESFLAQQFHTQEHKNLVAKKFHSKKSYNPYLEGEKLPIAAKKGNVMVY from the coding sequence ATGTCGTTGAAGCGCAATGCCATCATTTTCCTCACCCTTCTCATTGCGGTGGTTCCGCGGTCGGCTAACGCCTACATGTCATCATCCGTGAAGGACCACTTCTTCTCCGACGCCCTCCTGCGTGAGCTGGTGGATCGTATGGGCAAGGATTTGGCAGATGCTGCTGATTCCTACATCGACCCATTGCCCGTCAACGACCAGCTGGCCCTCATGGCGCGCGCCTCGAAGGATCTGGAGGCTGAGCAAATGGACTACGATGCCCTCCTCGAGGGCAATCCGAGTCCATCGCTCCGTGACCAGGAGTACCTTCAGCACAGCACCCTCTGGGGGCACCAGTACATGTCTGGTGGCGCCGGCGAAGGTCCCCACCGTGTGAAGCCTCAAGTGAAGACCGATGCAACCCTACCGGCGTACTGCAACCCACCCAACCCCTGCCCAGTGGGCTACACCGAAGAGCAAGGCTGCCAGGTGGATTTTGAGAATACAGCAGCCTTCAGCCGTGAATACCAGGCTGCCCAGGAGTGCATGTGCGATGGTGAGCATATGTTCGACTGCCCCGGACAGGATCAGGGTGAGCAGAATCGGCAGATGGATTCGGACATTGAGAGTTTCCTGGCACAGCAATTCCACACGCAGGAGCACAAGAATTTGGTGGCAAAGAAATTCCACAGCAAGAAG